From the endosymbiont of Bathymodiolus septemdierum str. Myojin knoll genome, one window contains:
- a CDS encoding thermonuclease family protein: MPLFILVFLFVGSAFASIKPFALNSEKSLYIVDGDSISLQMRIANIDTPETRQTCQPTKDKIIDCGRLSKDYMKTLLTKTPGKITITPIAIGHYKRVLVKIYKGDIDIAKTMVEEGMAFAFGDFYKQEEELAKSKKVGFWGFYQPPIMPRKYRKSNPYQHK, translated from the coding sequence GCAAGCATTAAACCCTTCGCCTTAAACAGTGAAAAAAGTTTATACATCGTTGATGGTGACAGCATTAGTCTACAAATGCGTATTGCCAATATCGACACACCAGAAACCAGGCAAACTTGTCAACCTACAAAAGATAAAATTATAGATTGTGGACGATTATCCAAAGACTATATGAAAACACTTCTGACAAAAACACCAGGCAAAATAACCATCACACCCATCGCTATCGGTCATTATAAGCGCGTCTTAGTCAAGATATATAAAGGTGATATTGATATTGCCAAAACAATGGTTGAAGAGGGCATGGCATTCGCCTTTGGTGATTTTTACAAACAGGAAGAAGAATTAGCCAAGTCTAAGAAGGTGGGTTTTTGGGGGTTTTATCAGCCACCGATTATGCCAAGGAAGTATCGAAAATCAAACCCTTATCAACATAAATAA